A genome region from Frankineae bacterium MT45 includes the following:
- a CDS encoding aldehyde dehydrogenase (NAD+), producing MTEKFESLNPATGDVVGTYPIHDTDDVAAAVARAREAAVWWSTLSFSGRREYLDKWNAVITRRIMQLANVSHEETGKPHGDAQLEIMIAIDHIAWAGSHAEKVLGPKKVSSGLLMANQAATVEYRPLGVVGVIGPWNYPVLTPMGSIAYALAAGNAVVFKPSEFSPGVGTWLADAWAEVAPDHPVLQVITGLGATGAALCKAGVNKLAFTGSTATGKKVMAACAETLTPVVIEAGGKDSIIVDSDADVAAAADAALWGAMSNAGQTCIGMERAYVHERVYDEFIRELKAKAKAVELSAEPGGLVGPITMPSQLKVIASHIADAADRGGTFILGGPNSVGDRYVQPTIITDVPEDSIAITEETFGPTLTVKKVSSMDEAVELTNATRYGLGASIFAKQRGMELARRVRSGMAAVNSVMAFAGVPALPFGGVGDSGFGRIHGADGLREFTYAKAITRQRMKPMLAAMTFERTAKTEKAITQLVTVLRGRATTMPKFKK from the coding sequence ATGACCGAGAAGTTCGAGTCCCTCAACCCGGCCACCGGTGACGTCGTCGGGACGTACCCCATCCATGACACCGACGACGTGGCGGCTGCGGTGGCCCGGGCCCGGGAGGCCGCCGTCTGGTGGTCGACGCTCTCCTTCTCCGGACGCCGCGAATACCTGGACAAGTGGAACGCCGTCATCACCCGGCGGATCATGCAGTTGGCCAACGTCTCGCACGAGGAGACCGGCAAGCCGCACGGTGACGCGCAGCTGGAGATCATGATCGCGATCGACCACATCGCCTGGGCCGGGTCGCACGCCGAGAAGGTGCTCGGCCCGAAGAAGGTCTCCTCCGGGCTGCTGATGGCCAATCAGGCGGCGACGGTGGAGTACCGCCCGCTGGGTGTCGTCGGCGTGATCGGACCGTGGAACTACCCGGTGCTCACTCCGATGGGCTCGATCGCCTACGCCCTCGCCGCCGGTAACGCGGTCGTCTTCAAGCCCAGTGAATTCTCGCCCGGGGTCGGCACCTGGCTGGCCGACGCCTGGGCCGAGGTGGCCCCGGATCACCCTGTTCTGCAGGTGATCACCGGACTCGGCGCGACTGGCGCCGCGCTCTGCAAGGCCGGCGTCAACAAGCTCGCCTTCACCGGTTCCACGGCCACCGGCAAGAAGGTGATGGCCGCCTGCGCCGAGACGCTCACCCCGGTCGTGATCGAGGCCGGTGGCAAGGACTCGATCATCGTCGACTCCGACGCCGACGTGGCCGCCGCGGCCGACGCTGCTCTCTGGGGTGCGATGTCCAATGCTGGACAGACGTGCATCGGGATGGAGCGGGCCTACGTCCACGAGCGGGTCTATGACGAGTTCATCCGGGAATTGAAGGCGAAGGCCAAGGCGGTGGAGCTCAGTGCTGAGCCCGGCGGCCTGGTCGGACCGATCACCATGCCGTCCCAATTGAAGGTGATCGCCAGTCACATCGCCGACGCCGCCGACCGTGGGGGCACCTTCATCCTCGGTGGCCCGAACTCCGTCGGTGACCGGTACGTCCAGCCGACGATCATCACCGACGTCCCCGAGGATTCGATCGCCATCACCGAAGAGACGTTCGGACCGACCCTGACGGTGAAGAAGGTCTCGTCGATGGACGAGGCGGTCGAGTTGACCAACGCGACCCGCTACGGCCTCGGGGCATCCATCTTCGCCAAGCAACGGGGCATGGAACTGGCCCGCCGGGTGCGTTCGGGAATGGCCGCGGTGAACTCGGTGATGGCCTTCGCCGGCGTTCCGGCCCTGCCCTTCGGTGGCGTCGGTGACTCCGGCTTCGGGCGCATCCACGGTGCCGACGGGCTGCGCGAATTCACCTACGCGAAGGCGATCACCCGGCAGCGGATGAAGCCCATGCTGGCCGCGATGACCTTTGAACGTACGGCCAAGACGGAGAAGGCGATTACTCAGCTGGTGACGGTGCTCCGCGGCCGGGCTACCACGATGCCCAAGTTCAAGAAGTAG
- a CDS encoding amylosucrase: MVLAASSIHSIATAELAGVSKYKRELFALRLDRWWRDLYEGLAAVYGEEADALAVRLVQLAANAYRDRDAELHRLDMQRILDPEWLQAPRMLGYAAYTDRFAEDLAGVGKQTDYLKELGVTYLHLLPLLRPRDGDNDGGYAVADYRTVRPDLGTMEDLRDLATKLRSEGISLVLDLVLNHVAREHPWAQAARAGDPKYRAFFYAFDDRRVPDAYERTLPEVFPDFAPGNFTWDSEMNAWVWTTFNSWQWDVNWTNPDVFYAYADIILFLANQGVEVLRLDAIAFLFKRKGTDSQNQPEVHSITQALRAVARIAAPALAFKAEAIVDPTELVQYLGQGTHYGKVSELAYHNSLMVHIWSMLASRDVRMAAGALRALPPIPAGTAWITYVRCHDDIGWAISDRDAEAAGSSGPGHRGFLADYYSGKYQGSPGRGLVFQYNPATGDRRISGTLASLAGIEALPPAEAVNHQQAVDLLVGRILLAHAIAYGWGGVPVLWMGDELALPNDQHWADDPAHKSDNRWVHRPRMPWDVASLRHDPTSIQGRVFAGLVRLGEVRGRLPYLSASVPAEVLEVSDPGVLPVLHRHPIGPMLGLYNVTETWRPFPMQVLENLGLQNPKDELTGALLTPEPDGNIWLGPYVTRWITSA, translated from the coding sequence ATGGTCCTCGCGGCAAGCTCGATCCACTCCATCGCAACCGCTGAACTGGCAGGGGTTTCGAAGTACAAGCGCGAGCTTTTCGCGCTGCGGCTGGACCGTTGGTGGCGCGACCTCTACGAAGGGCTCGCTGCGGTCTACGGCGAGGAGGCCGATGCCCTCGCCGTCCGTCTCGTGCAGTTGGCGGCCAACGCTTACCGAGACCGTGACGCCGAACTGCACCGTCTGGATATGCAGCGCATCCTCGATCCGGAGTGGCTACAGGCTCCGCGCATGCTCGGATACGCCGCGTATACCGACAGATTCGCCGAGGATCTGGCCGGCGTCGGGAAGCAGACTGACTATCTGAAGGAACTCGGCGTCACCTACCTGCACCTGCTCCCGCTGCTGCGGCCTCGCGACGGTGACAACGACGGCGGGTACGCGGTGGCCGACTACCGCACCGTGCGTCCGGACCTCGGAACCATGGAGGATCTGCGCGACCTGGCCACCAAACTGCGCTCCGAGGGAATCAGCCTCGTCCTCGATCTGGTGCTCAATCACGTGGCCCGCGAACACCCGTGGGCGCAGGCGGCCCGCGCCGGTGACCCGAAATACCGCGCCTTTTTCTACGCATTCGACGACCGACGCGTCCCCGACGCCTACGAACGCACGCTCCCGGAGGTCTTCCCCGACTTCGCCCCGGGGAACTTCACCTGGGACTCGGAGATGAACGCCTGGGTCTGGACGACGTTCAACTCCTGGCAGTGGGACGTCAATTGGACCAATCCGGACGTCTTCTACGCCTACGCCGACATCATCCTCTTCCTGGCCAACCAGGGCGTCGAGGTGCTGCGCCTGGATGCAATCGCCTTTCTTTTCAAGCGCAAGGGCACCGATTCGCAGAACCAGCCCGAGGTGCACTCGATCACCCAGGCGCTGCGGGCGGTGGCCCGGATCGCCGCTCCCGCACTGGCCTTCAAGGCCGAGGCGATCGTCGACCCGACCGAGCTCGTGCAGTACCTCGGGCAGGGGACGCACTACGGCAAGGTCAGCGAACTGGCCTACCACAACAGCCTGATGGTGCACATCTGGTCGATGCTCGCCTCCCGTGACGTGCGCATGGCGGCCGGAGCACTACGGGCCCTGCCACCGATCCCGGCCGGCACCGCGTGGATCACCTACGTGCGCTGCCACGACGACATCGGCTGGGCGATCAGCGACCGGGACGCCGAGGCGGCCGGTTCCAGCGGACCGGGCCACCGTGGATTTCTCGCCGACTATTACAGCGGAAAGTATCAGGGATCGCCGGGACGGGGTCTCGTCTTCCAGTACAACCCAGCCACCGGCGACCGGCGGATCAGCGGCACCCTGGCCAGCCTGGCCGGTATCGAGGCACTCCCACCCGCGGAGGCGGTGAACCACCAGCAGGCGGTTGACCTGCTGGTCGGGCGGATCCTGCTCGCCCACGCGATCGCCTACGGGTGGGGCGGCGTGCCGGTCCTCTGGATGGGCGACGAGCTGGCCCTGCCGAACGATCAGCATTGGGCCGACGACCCGGCCCACAAGAGTGACAACCGCTGGGTGCACCGGCCTCGGATGCCCTGGGACGTTGCCTCGCTGCGCCACGACCCGACGAGTATTCAAGGACGGGTCTTCGCCGGGCTCGTGCGTCTGGGCGAGGTGCGCGGACGCCTACCGTATCTGAGCGCGTCGGTGCCGGCCGAGGTGCTGGAGGTGAGCGACCCCGGAGTGCTGCCGGTGCTGCACCGGCACCCGATCGGCCCGATGCTCGGCCTTTACAACGTCACCGAGACGTGGCGACCCTTCCCGATGCAGGTGCTGGAGAACCTCGGCCTGCAGAACCCGAAGGACGAGCTGACCGGTGCGCTGCTCACCCCCGAGCCGGACGGCAACATCTGGCTCGGCCCGTACGTCACCCGGTGGATCACCTCGGCCTGA